A section of the Lujinxingia litoralis genome encodes:
- a CDS encoding cytochrome P450: protein MSLPPQPALTSPQQTLQWLTRPYAFLESCARELGDAFTIDFRDYGLGVVFSHPDHIQEVLGGDPEVFFGGAGNAVLKPFLGPHSLLLLEGEPHRRKRKLLMPSFSRGRVQGYGELIARVSREISVTWPVDEPFSVRPSMQRVAFRLIIEIVFGPERTARRRRLSEAFASVLDDDLFNLALLGRQKGQAGAGSRWEAFEKALKELSELIYEEIAERRAVRGAQRDDILAILLEAHDEEGQAMSDEEIHGEVLTLMATGHESTATALAWGIYWLLSSPQVYARALREVAALGPQADAQALAGCDYLEALVKEILRLTPVIPVIARQVQRPVRIGPYTLEPGMVAMPAIYLAHRRPDVYDEPERFRPERFLERTYRSHQFLPFGGGVRRCIGARLAMYEMKIVLGTILQKVHLELLDPEAVRPVRRMVTIAPSGGTRVVRRPEVMA, encoded by the coding sequence ATGAGCCTGCCCCCTCAGCCCGCCCTGACCAGTCCGCAGCAGACCCTGCAGTGGCTCACTCGCCCCTACGCCTTTCTGGAGTCGTGTGCCCGGGAGTTGGGGGATGCCTTTACGATCGACTTTCGCGACTACGGTCTGGGGGTGGTGTTCAGCCATCCGGACCATATTCAGGAGGTGCTCGGGGGCGACCCGGAGGTGTTTTTCGGGGGGGCGGGCAACGCGGTTCTCAAGCCCTTTCTGGGGCCTCATTCGCTGCTCCTGCTGGAGGGGGAGCCCCACCGGCGCAAGCGAAAGTTGTTGATGCCGAGTTTTTCCCGGGGACGAGTGCAGGGGTACGGAGAGTTGATCGCCCGGGTGAGTCGGGAGATCAGCGTGACGTGGCCGGTGGATGAGCCCTTTTCGGTGCGTCCGTCGATGCAGCGGGTGGCGTTTCGGTTGATCATTGAGATCGTGTTTGGACCCGAGCGCACCGCGCGCCGAAGGCGGCTCTCGGAGGCCTTTGCCAGCGTGCTGGATGATGATCTCTTTAACCTCGCGCTGCTGGGACGTCAGAAGGGGCAGGCCGGTGCGGGGAGTCGCTGGGAGGCGTTTGAGAAGGCGCTTAAGGAACTCAGTGAGCTGATCTACGAGGAGATCGCTGAGCGCCGCGCTGTGCGCGGCGCTCAGCGGGACGACATCCTGGCGATCCTGCTGGAGGCCCACGACGAGGAGGGCCAGGCCATGAGCGATGAAGAGATCCATGGTGAGGTGCTCACGCTGATGGCCACCGGCCATGAATCGACGGCGACCGCGCTGGCGTGGGGCATCTACTGGCTGTTGAGCTCGCCACAGGTTTACGCGCGGGCGCTGCGGGAGGTTGCCGCGTTGGGGCCCCAGGCTGATGCGCAGGCGTTGGCCGGCTGCGACTATTTAGAGGCGCTGGTGAAAGAGATTCTTCGGCTGACGCCGGTCATCCCGGTGATCGCCCGCCAGGTGCAGCGCCCGGTGAGGATCGGTCCTTACACCCTGGAGCCCGGGATGGTGGCGATGCCGGCGATCTATCTGGCTCATCGTCGCCCCGATGTGTACGACGAGCCGGAGCGCTTCCGTCCGGAGCGCTTTCTGGAGCGCACTTACCGTTCTCATCAGTTCTTACCCTTTGGGGGCGGGGTGCGTCGTTGCATCGGGGCGCGTCTGGCGATGTATGAGATGAAGATCGTGCTGGGGACGATTCTGCAAAAGGTTCATCTGGAGTTGCTCGATCCCGAGGCGGTGCGTCCGGTGCGTCGGATGGTGACGATCGCGCCCTCGGGAGGCACCCGGGTGGTACGCCGACCGGAGGTCATGGCCTGA
- a CDS encoding CAP domain-containing protein: MRAASPRSAFNLPTLFTLCITLGVIAGACVPDSEPSTAADRWEFEDATLPPAHQRIEQVIAATNHARARQQTCGRYGVMPAVAPVAADRMLAQAAAAHARDLATMDHLSHTGSDGSDFTDRAARAGFNGQPVGENIAATFRLGPALVQGWLESDAHCRVLMNPDARYIGVGLHDPPPGAPFTTYWVQVFGH; the protein is encoded by the coding sequence ATGCGCGCCGCCTCACCACGAAGCGCCTTCAACCTCCCGACGCTCTTTACATTATGTATCACTCTGGGCGTGATCGCCGGCGCCTGCGTTCCTGACTCCGAGCCCTCCACAGCCGCGGATCGCTGGGAGTTTGAAGACGCCACTCTTCCCCCCGCCCACCAACGTATTGAACAGGTGATCGCGGCGACCAACCACGCCCGCGCTCGCCAGCAGACCTGTGGCCGGTACGGCGTGATGCCCGCAGTGGCCCCGGTGGCGGCCGATCGCATGCTGGCTCAGGCCGCCGCGGCTCACGCCCGCGACCTGGCCACCATGGACCACCTCAGCCACACCGGGAGCGACGGTTCTGACTTCACCGACCGCGCGGCGCGGGCCGGCTTTAACGGCCAGCCCGTGGGGGAAAACATCGCGGCAACCTTCCGCCTGGGTCCGGCCCTGGTGCAGGGGTGGCTGGAAAGCGACGCTCATTGCCGGGTGCTGATGAACCCCGACGCCCGCTACATCGGTGTGGGACTCCATGACCCTCCCCCCGGCGCCCCTTTCACAACCTACTGGGTGCAGGTCTTCGGCCACTGA